The Echinicola rosea genome has a segment encoding these proteins:
- a CDS encoding energy transducer TonB, whose protein sequence is MEAKKTPKADLSKKSGMFLNLGLLVSVGLTLFAFEYKTYESGALMDLGTVEDDFEELLDIPITEQPPPPPPPVEQPIIEEIPDEVEIEEKIEVNFDVEVQEETVIKEVVIEDAPVQEKAEEIFDVVETMPTPPGGMEGWNKYLSKNLKYPTQARRMGIEGTVYVVFVVNTDGSIQDVGILRGIGGGCDEEAMRVVRNAPKWEPGKQRGRPVRVKMRLPIRFKLS, encoded by the coding sequence ATGGAAGCTAAAAAGACACCAAAAGCTGATCTGAGCAAAAAGTCAGGAATGTTCCTGAACTTGGGGCTTCTTGTCAGCGTTGGTCTTACGCTGTTTGCTTTCGAGTACAAAACGTACGAATCAGGAGCACTGATGGATCTAGGAACAGTGGAAGACGATTTCGAGGAATTATTAGATATTCCTATTACGGAACAGCCACCACCACCACCGCCACCGGTAGAACAGCCTATCATCGAGGAAATTCCTGATGAAGTGGAAATTGAGGAGAAAATCGAAGTAAACTTCGATGTAGAAGTACAGGAAGAAACCGTTATTAAGGAAGTTGTAATCGAAGACGCTCCAGTGCAGGAAAAAGCCGAAGAGATCTTTGATGTGGTAGAAACCATGCCTACACCTCCAGGAGGAATGGAAGGTTGGAACAAGTACCTTAGCAAAAACCTTAAATACCCAACCCAAGCACGAAGAATGGGTATTGAAGGAACGGTTTATGTAGTTTTCGTAGTAAACACTGATGGTTCTATCCAAGATGTTGGTATCCTTAGGGGCATCGGAGGTGGCTGTGATGAAGAAGCCATGCGCGTAGTTCGAAACGCACCTAAGTGGGAGCCTGGTAAACAAAGGGGACGACCAGTTAGGGTAAAAATGAGATTACCGATTCGATTTAAGCTAAGCTAA
- a CDS encoding energy transducer TonB: MESKKTPKADLRRKHGLFLNIGLLISTGLALVAFEFKSYAVITIQDYNLRPDPLEDILDVPITTHRVPKPPKIEQPEIKEVPNDKEIQEKFEPILDIEFPEDPIVNSPALPTGPPIADKADEIKDFAEQLPTPPGGMEGWAQYLSGNLTYPKQAVRLGIEGTVFLVFVVNKDGSIQDVEILRGVGGGCSEEAIRVLENAPDWKPGLQGGRPVRVKMRLPIKFKLN, from the coding sequence ATGGAATCCAAAAAAACACCAAAAGCAGATTTAAGGAGAAAGCATGGTCTATTCTTAAATATCGGCTTGTTAATCAGCACAGGACTGGCCCTAGTCGCCTTTGAATTTAAATCCTACGCAGTCATCACAATACAGGATTATAATCTCAGACCTGATCCATTGGAGGATATTTTGGATGTGCCCATCACCACTCACAGAGTTCCCAAGCCTCCAAAGATCGAGCAACCGGAAATCAAAGAAGTCCCAAATGATAAGGAAATCCAAGAAAAATTCGAGCCTATCCTGGATATAGAATTTCCGGAGGATCCCATCGTCAATAGTCCTGCTCTTCCCACTGGACCTCCAATAGCAGATAAGGCTGACGAGATCAAAGATTTTGCAGAACAGTTGCCCACTCCTCCCGGGGGCATGGAAGGATGGGCACAATACCTCAGTGGCAACTTAACATATCCCAAACAAGCTGTCAGACTGGGAATAGAAGGGACGGTATTCTTGGTCTTTGTCGTGAACAAAGATGGATCGATCCAAGATGTGGAAATATTACGAGGTGTGGGTGGTGGCTGTAGTGAGGAGGCTATCAGGGTACTCGAAAACGCTCCCGACTGGAAACCAGGCCTCCAAGGAGGGCGGCCGGTGAGGGTAAAAATGCGGTTGCCCATTAAATTTAAACTTAACTAA
- a CDS encoding recombinase family protein, translating to MKIADLYVRVSTDEQADKGYSQRNQEEVLKRYCLVNGIKVRQVIYEDHSAKTFDRPEWQRLLTDLKGRRIGKVDLILFTKWDRFSRNAGDAYFMINILRGLNIEPQAIEQPLDLEIPENKMMLAIYLAAPEVENDRRALNIFHGIRRATKEGRYLKKAPTGYINRSTETGKKYIAPKEPEASLVIESFEKVAEGTFKTEKIYTEMFKKGLSLTKSSFWRMLRNKHYIGKIFVPAYKGEESYFVEGQHEALISERLFKSVQDILDGRGRKNNVKIVSKEQLPLRGFLECPNCGRGLTGSPSKSKTGKYYYYYHCKSPCRCRFRADLVNEKLIEMLNQFSIKEERLKYFQKELIEILNSKLNDRGNETKSLLEKIENESNKLKKARQLLLNDKIDSDDFKEIKKEVSDSIDRLEFQLASVREKPKRNIKEMIKSCLRVISNLGDLYAKSGLEDKQRLLSSTFSEKLVFEKNNYRTPKVNKMISLIYLIDRGLSVKKNGTKPRNMDLCRQVELQGVEPWSR from the coding sequence ATGAAAATAGCTGATTTATATGTTAGAGTAAGTACAGACGAGCAGGCTGATAAAGGTTATTCCCAACGGAATCAAGAAGAGGTATTAAAAAGGTATTGCCTTGTTAATGGTATAAAAGTAAGGCAAGTTATTTATGAGGACCATAGTGCCAAGACTTTTGATCGGCCTGAGTGGCAAAGACTTTTGACTGATCTTAAAGGAAGAAGGATAGGGAAAGTAGATCTCATCCTATTTACTAAATGGGACAGGTTTAGCAGAAATGCAGGGGATGCTTATTTTATGATTAATATTCTAAGAGGTCTTAATATTGAACCCCAAGCAATAGAACAGCCACTTGATTTGGAAATACCTGAAAACAAAATGATGTTGGCTATTTATTTGGCTGCACCAGAAGTCGAAAATGATAGGAGGGCACTCAATATATTTCATGGTATTAGAAGGGCAACCAAAGAAGGTCGGTATTTGAAGAAAGCACCAACGGGGTATATTAATCGGTCGACTGAAACAGGAAAAAAATACATTGCACCAAAAGAACCAGAAGCTAGTCTTGTCATCGAATCATTTGAAAAGGTAGCAGAAGGTACTTTTAAAACCGAGAAAATCTATACAGAAATGTTCAAAAAGGGTTTGAGCCTTACAAAATCCAGTTTTTGGAGAATGCTAAGGAATAAACATTACATTGGAAAAATTTTTGTTCCTGCATATAAGGGTGAAGAATCTTACTTCGTTGAGGGGCAACATGAGGCCTTGATTTCAGAAAGATTATTTAAAAGTGTTCAGGATATTTTGGATGGAAGGGGAAGGAAAAATAATGTTAAAATAGTTTCCAAGGAACAGTTGCCACTCAGAGGTTTTCTAGAATGTCCCAATTGTGGAAGAGGTTTGACGGGAAGCCCTTCAAAAAGCAAAACAGGGAAGTATTATTATTACTACCATTGTAAATCACCATGTAGATGTCGTTTTAGAGCTGATTTAGTAAATGAGAAACTGATTGAGATGCTTAATCAGTTTTCAATAAAAGAAGAAAGGCTTAAGTATTTTCAAAAAGAACTAATTGAAATTCTTAATTCAAAATTAAATGATAGGGGAAATGAAACGAAATCCTTATTAGAGAAAATTGAAAATGAGAGTAATAAGCTAAAAAAAGCAAGGCAGCTTTTGCTGAATGATAAAATTGATAGTGATGATTTTAAAGAAATCAAAAAAGAAGTATCGGATTCAATAGATCGATTAGAGTTTCAATTGGCGAGTGTTCGTGAAAAGCCGAAAAGAAACATCAAAGAAATGATAAAATCCTGTTTAAGGGTAATTTCTAATTTAGGTGATTTATATGCAAAATCAGGCCTGGAAGACAAGCAGAGGCTGTTGAGTTCGACCTTCAGTGAAAAATTGGTATTTGAAAAAAATAATTATCGAACCCCTAAAGTTAATAAAATGATTAGTCTTATCTATTTGATAGATAGAGGATTAAGTGTTAAAAAGAACGGCACAAAACCCAGAAATATGGATTTGTGCCGTCAGGTGGAGCTGCAGGGAGTCGAACCCTGGTCCAGATAG
- a CDS encoding JAB domain-containing protein: MDTKNKDIVSSQVAEIVLSYRPNSKVSEKPQIVSSLTANRILRANWDESKIAFIEEFKVILLNRANRVLGIINASSGGTAGTVVDLKVIFGAAMKSSASAMIIAHNHPSGTMKPSERDKRLTEKMVKAGKLLELPVLDHIILTPEGYYSFADDGGL, from the coding sequence ATGGATACCAAAAACAAAGACATCGTTTCCAGCCAAGTAGCCGAAATCGTATTGAGCTACCGTCCCAATTCAAAGGTCTCAGAGAAACCGCAAATCGTCTCTTCCCTGACAGCCAATAGGATTTTAAGGGCCAATTGGGACGAATCTAAAATAGCTTTTATAGAAGAATTTAAGGTCATCCTCCTTAACAGGGCCAACCGTGTACTTGGAATAATCAATGCCTCATCCGGGGGAACAGCGGGAACGGTAGTGGATTTAAAGGTGATATTTGGAGCTGCCATGAAATCGTCAGCATCGGCCATGATAATTGCACATAATCATCCCTCAGGAACGATGAAGCCGAGTGAACGGGATAAACGCCTCACCGAAAAGATGGTGAAGGCAGGAAAACTTTTGGAACTTCCGGTACTTGATCACATCATCCTAACTCCCGAAGGGTATTATTCCTTCGCAGATGATGGAGGGCTGTAA
- the traN gene encoding conjugative transposon protein TraN: MKKTLMIIYCLLWFVGAANAQVEISPISKSALLPAYPISVGWDHTTALVFASKVVSVDRGHGHIMAKVEEKAPNLLLLKAGQRSFKTTNLHVVTADARLYHFRVSYDESLARSSINMARQQLLSWKELQLRDFALPAKELEQTGEAVLSMDPFLNRTRRQYRMRFGLQGIYQQQGLLFFKLQVENRSRLAFVPESLVFTITDKKQAKHASVREEPLDALLQQWENSPGVPGHGQNTLVVALPQFTLSDKKQLEIQLDEKNGDRNLRLKVRGRDILKTRNLTDVQPETK; the protein is encoded by the coding sequence ATGAAAAAAACATTGATGATCATTTATTGCCTATTGTGGTTTGTAGGAGCAGCAAATGCGCAAGTGGAAATAAGCCCCATTTCAAAAAGTGCCCTCCTTCCGGCCTACCCGATAAGCGTTGGCTGGGACCATACCACCGCACTGGTCTTTGCATCCAAAGTGGTGAGCGTGGACCGTGGGCATGGCCATATCATGGCAAAAGTAGAGGAAAAGGCACCGAACCTCTTGCTGCTGAAGGCAGGACAGCGCTCCTTCAAGACTACCAACCTGCATGTGGTCACCGCCGATGCACGGCTCTACCATTTCAGGGTCAGCTATGATGAATCACTGGCACGGTCTTCCATTAACATGGCCCGTCAACAGCTGTTGTCCTGGAAAGAGCTGCAGCTTAGGGATTTTGCCTTGCCGGCAAAGGAGCTGGAGCAAACAGGGGAGGCCGTTCTTTCCATGGATCCCTTTTTGAACAGGACAAGGCGCCAATACCGGATGAGGTTCGGGCTGCAGGGGATTTACCAGCAGCAAGGGCTGCTGTTTTTTAAGCTCCAAGTGGAGAACAGGTCCCGTCTGGCCTTTGTACCAGAAAGCCTGGTATTTACCATTACCGATAAGAAGCAGGCCAAGCATGCATCGGTCCGGGAAGAACCACTCGATGCGTTGTTGCAGCAATGGGAAAACAGCCCTGGTGTTCCCGGCCATGGGCAGAATACATTGGTAGTGGCCTTACCGCAATTTACCCTCTCGGACAAAAAACAGTTGGAAATTCAACTGGATGAAAAAAACGGGGACAGGAACCTTCGCCTAAAGGTCAGGGGCAGGGACATCCTGAAAACAAGAAACCTGACCGATGTTCAACCTGAAACAAAATAA
- the traM gene encoding conjugative transposon protein TraM — protein sequence MKRFNTKQRTLLLVLPLFVLPFILAFSWAGQGITSPDGGKVPKGLRTALPEPVLKERQMDKMALYEQEAKASKKRQEQLRMDPYLKKENLVPEKEQSGLMGLSGNDRLGEKENALLDKLQLLDKQVRQADQVPTGPKGYRPATVQQKVPTDLSQDVRQLEALMDRMQPTGPDHELQQLEGMLDKILDVQHPERVEGRIREKALERLRFTVETDGHMQAKNKQHADQAKMEEAPRNAFYGLEEPPRMEHAVKAAITAEVAEETTFEGKGRIKVKLLEDVRVNGLAFPKGSLVYGEASLDGDRVKLVVSALRSGKHILPVALEAHDADAMPGIPIGGSIGQEINRGAGEALVTGMPNMASGMTLETQMASAGISTAKGLFRKKNKAVTITLKAGHPILLVNTKNS from the coding sequence ATGAAAAGATTCAACACCAAACAACGGACCCTGTTATTGGTCCTTCCACTCTTCGTCCTGCCGTTTATCCTGGCATTTTCCTGGGCGGGCCAGGGAATCACAAGCCCTGATGGGGGAAAAGTTCCAAAAGGCCTGCGTACCGCCCTTCCAGAGCCGGTGCTCAAGGAGCGGCAAATGGATAAAATGGCCCTGTATGAGCAAGAGGCCAAAGCGTCCAAAAAGCGTCAGGAACAGCTCCGGATGGATCCCTACCTCAAGAAGGAAAATTTGGTTCCCGAAAAGGAACAAAGCGGATTGATGGGGTTGTCGGGCAATGACCGATTGGGCGAAAAGGAAAATGCCCTGTTGGACAAACTCCAACTGCTGGACAAACAGGTCCGGCAGGCTGATCAGGTGCCCACCGGCCCAAAGGGATACCGACCGGCAACGGTCCAACAAAAAGTGCCAACGGATTTGTCCCAGGATGTCCGGCAGCTGGAAGCACTGATGGACCGCATGCAGCCAACCGGTCCCGATCACGAACTGCAACAACTCGAAGGGATGCTCGACAAAATCCTTGACGTACAACATCCCGAGCGGGTAGAAGGCCGGATCCGTGAAAAGGCGCTTGAAAGGCTACGGTTCACCGTGGAAACGGATGGCCACATGCAGGCAAAAAACAAGCAGCATGCTGACCAGGCCAAGATGGAAGAAGCGCCACGAAATGCCTTTTATGGCCTGGAGGAACCGCCCCGGATGGAACATGCGGTAAAAGCCGCCATAACAGCGGAAGTGGCCGAAGAAACCACTTTTGAGGGCAAGGGCAGGATAAAGGTAAAATTGCTGGAGGATGTCCGGGTAAACGGCCTGGCATTCCCAAAAGGCAGCCTGGTCTATGGAGAGGCTTCCCTTGATGGTGACCGGGTGAAATTGGTGGTCAGCGCATTGCGGTCAGGAAAACACATCCTTCCCGTAGCACTGGAAGCCCATGATGCAGACGCCATGCCCGGAATACCGATCGGTGGAAGTATCGGTCAAGAAATCAACAGAGGGGCAGGGGAGGCCCTGGTCACAGGGATGCCCAATATGGCCTCGGGCATGACGCTGGAAACCCAGATGGCCTCTGCGGGCATATCCACGGCAAAAGGGCTGTTTAGAAAAAAGAACAAAGCAGTCACGATCACCCTTAAGGCCGGGCACCCCATCTTATTGGTCAACACTAAAAACAGCTGA